One part of the Arabidopsis thaliana chromosome 1 sequence genome encodes these proteins:
- a CDS encoding basic helix-loop-helix (bHLH) DNA-binding superfamily protein (basic helix-loop-helix (bHLH) DNA-binding superfamily protein; FUNCTIONS IN: DNA binding, sequence-specific DNA binding transcription factor activity; INVOLVED IN: regulation of transcription; LOCATED IN: nucleus; EXPRESSED IN: 22 plant structures; EXPRESSED DURING: 13 growth stages; CONTAINS InterPro DOMAIN/s: Helix-loop-helix DNA-binding domain (InterPro:IPR001092), Helix-loop-helix DNA-binding (InterPro:IPR011598); BEST Arabidopsis thaliana protein match is: basic helix-loop-helix (bHLH) DNA-binding superfamily protein (TAIR:AT2G16910.1); Has 1439 Blast hits to 1421 proteins in 116 species: Archae - 0; Bacteria - 21; Metazoa - 63; Fungi - 6; Plants - 1338; Viruses - 0; Other Eukaryotes - 11 (source: NCBI BLink).): MMMMRGGERVKEFLRPFVDSRTWDLCVIWKLGDDPSRFIEWVGCCCSGCYIDKNIKLENSEEGGTGRKKKASFCRDDHNKHRIRTLACEALSRFPLFMPLYPGIHGEVVMSKSPKWLVNSGSKMEMFSTRVLVPVSDGLVELFAFDMRPFDESMVHLIMSRCTTFFEPFPEQRLQFRIIPRAEESMSSGVNLSVEGGGSSSVSNPSSETQNLFGNYPNASCVEILREEQTPCLIMNKEKDVVVQNANDSKANKKLLPTENFKSKNLHSERKRRERINQAMYGLRAVVPKITKLNKIGIFSDAVDYINELLVEKQKLEDELKGINEMECKEIAAEEQSAIADPEAERVSSKSNKRVKKNEVKIEVHETGERDFLIRVVQEHKQDGFKRLIEAVDLCELEIIDVNFTRLDLTVMTVLNVKANKDGIACGILRDLLLKMMITSI; the protein is encoded by the exons atgatgatgatgagaggtGGTGAGAGAGTGAAGGAGTTTCTTCGACCCTTTGTCGATTCCAGAACTTGGGACTTATGTGTTATCTGGAAACTCGGTGATGATCCTTCTAG GTTTATTGAATGGGTGGGATGCTGCTGCAGTGGTTGTTATATTGATAAGAATATAAAGCTTGAAAACTCAGAAGAAGGAGGAACTGGGAGAAAAAAGAAGGCTTCTTTCTGTAGAGATGACCACAACAAGCATCGTATAAGAACCTTAGCTTGTGAAGCGCTTTCTCGTTTTCCTCTCTTCATGCCTCTCTATCCCGG GATTCATGGAGAAGTAGTGATGTCAAAATCTCCAAAGTGGTTGGTTAATTCAGGATctaaaatg GAAATGTTCAGCACTCGTGTTCTTGTTCCTGTGAGTGATGGTCTCGTTGAGCTGTTCGCTTTCGATATG AGACCGTTTGATGAAAGCATGGTGCATTTGATCATGTCGCGTTGTACCACCTTCTTTGAACCATTCCCTGAACAAAGGCTGCAGTTCAGGATCATTCCCCGAGCAGAGGAATCTATGAGTAGCGGTGTGAATCTCAGCGTTGAGGGCGGCGGATCATCAAGTGTTTCCAATCCCTCCAGTGAAACTCAGAATCTTTTCGGCAATTACCCGAATGCTAGTTGTGTGGAAATTCTCAGGGAGGAACAAACACCGTGTTTGATAATGAACAAGGAAAAGGATGTTGTGGTGCAAAATGCCAACGATTCCAAAGCTAATAAGAAGCTGCTTCCTACggaaaacttcaaatcaaaGAACCTTCATTCagagaggaaaagaagagagagaattaATCAGGCCATGTATGGTCTAAGAGCCGTAGTCCCTAAAATCACAAAG TTGAACAAAATTGGAATTTTCAGTGATGCTGTTGATTACATCAATGAACTGCTAGTGGAGAAGCAGAAACTTGAAGATGAGCTTAAAGGAATCAATGAGATGGAATGCAAAGAAATCGCTGCAGAGGAACAATCTGCAATAGCTGATCCAGAAGCTGAAAGAGTTTCCTCTAAAAGCAAcaagagagtgaagaaaaaCGAG GTGAAAATTGAAGTCCACGAGACTGGTGAGCGAGATTTCTTGATTCGGGTTGTGCAGGAACATAAACAAGATGGATTCAAGAGGTTGATAGAAGCTGTAGATTTATGTGAACTTGAGATCATTGACGTCAATTTCACCAGACTCGATCTCACAGTCATGACCGTTCTCAATGTCAAG GCGAACAAAGACGGGATTGCATGTGGAATATTGAGAGATTTACTGCTCAAGATGATGATAACTTCAATATGA
- the ARFA1F gene encoding ADP-ribosylation factor A1F, giving the protein MGLSFAKLFSRLFAKKEMRILMVGLDAAGKTTILYKLKLGEIVTTIPTIGFNVETVEYKNISFTVWDVGGQDKIRPLWRHYFQNTQGLIFVVDSNDRDRVVEARDELHRMLNEDELRDAVLLVFANKQDLPNAMNAAEITDKLGLHSLRQRHWYIQSTCATSGEGLYEGLDWLSNNIASKA; this is encoded by the exons ATGGGGCTTTCATTTGCAAAGCTTTTTAGCCGGCTTTTTGCCAAGAAGGAGATGCGAATCCTTATGGTTGGTCTTGATGCTGCTGGTAAGACCACCATTTTGTACAAGCTCAAGCTTGGTGAGATTGTCACCACCATTCCCACCATCG GGTTTAATGTGGAGACGGTTGAGTACAAGAACATCAGCTTCACGGTTTGGGATGTCGGGGGTCAGGACAAG ATCCGTCCCTTGTGGAGACACTACTTCCAAAACACTCAAGGTCTGATATTTGTTGTTGATAGCAATGACAGAGACCGTGTTGTTGAAGCCAGAGATGAACTTCACAGGATGTTGAATGAA GATGAGCTTCGGGATGCAGTATTGCTTGTGTTTGCCAACAAGCAGGATCTTCCAAACGCTATGAATGCTGCTGAGATTACTGATAAGCTTGGCCTTCACTCACTCCGGCAACGCCACTG GTACATCCAAAGCACATGCGCAACTAGCGGTGAAGGGCTCTATGAAGGTCTGGATTGGCTTTCCAACAACATTGCTAGCAAA GCTTGA
- a CDS encoding basic helix-loop-helix (bHLH) DNA-binding superfamily protein, producing the protein MCYLETRFIEWVGCCCSGCYIDKNIKLENSEEGGTGRKKKASFCRDDHNKHRIRTLACEALSRFPLFMPLYPGIHGEVVMSKSPKWLVNSGSKMEMFSTRVLVPVSDGLVELFAFDMRPFDESMVHLIMSRCTTFFEPFPEQRLQFRIIPRAEESMSSGVNLSVEGGGSSSVSNPSSETQNLFGNYPNASCVEILREEQTPCLIMNKEKDVVVQNANDSKANKKLLPTENFKSKNLHSERKRRERINQAMYGLRAVVPKITKLNKIGIFSDAVDYINELLVEKQKLEDELKGINEMECKEIAAEEQSAIADPEAERVSSKSNKRVKKNEVKIEVHETGERDFLIRVVQEHKQDGFKRLIEAVDLCELEIIDVNFTRLDLTVMTVLNVKANKDGIACGILRDLLLKMMITSI; encoded by the exons ATGTGTTATCTGGAAACTCG GTTTATTGAATGGGTGGGATGCTGCTGCAGTGGTTGTTATATTGATAAGAATATAAAGCTTGAAAACTCAGAAGAAGGAGGAACTGGGAGAAAAAAGAAGGCTTCTTTCTGTAGAGATGACCACAACAAGCATCGTATAAGAACCTTAGCTTGTGAAGCGCTTTCTCGTTTTCCTCTCTTCATGCCTCTCTATCCCGG GATTCATGGAGAAGTAGTGATGTCAAAATCTCCAAAGTGGTTGGTTAATTCAGGATctaaaatg GAAATGTTCAGCACTCGTGTTCTTGTTCCTGTGAGTGATGGTCTCGTTGAGCTGTTCGCTTTCGATATG AGACCGTTTGATGAAAGCATGGTGCATTTGATCATGTCGCGTTGTACCACCTTCTTTGAACCATTCCCTGAACAAAGGCTGCAGTTCAGGATCATTCCCCGAGCAGAGGAATCTATGAGTAGCGGTGTGAATCTCAGCGTTGAGGGCGGCGGATCATCAAGTGTTTCCAATCCCTCCAGTGAAACTCAGAATCTTTTCGGCAATTACCCGAATGCTAGTTGTGTGGAAATTCTCAGGGAGGAACAAACACCGTGTTTGATAATGAACAAGGAAAAGGATGTTGTGGTGCAAAATGCCAACGATTCCAAAGCTAATAAGAAGCTGCTTCCTACggaaaacttcaaatcaaaGAACCTTCATTCagagaggaaaagaagagagagaattaATCAGGCCATGTATGGTCTAAGAGCCGTAGTCCCTAAAATCACAAAG TTGAACAAAATTGGAATTTTCAGTGATGCTGTTGATTACATCAATGAACTGCTAGTGGAGAAGCAGAAACTTGAAGATGAGCTTAAAGGAATCAATGAGATGGAATGCAAAGAAATCGCTGCAGAGGAACAATCTGCAATAGCTGATCCAGAAGCTGAAAGAGTTTCCTCTAAAAGCAAcaagagagtgaagaaaaaCGAG GTGAAAATTGAAGTCCACGAGACTGGTGAGCGAGATTTCTTGATTCGGGTTGTGCAGGAACATAAACAAGATGGATTCAAGAGGTTGATAGAAGCTGTAGATTTATGTGAACTTGAGATCATTGACGTCAATTTCACCAGACTCGATCTCACAGTCATGACCGTTCTCAATGTCAAG GCGAACAAAGACGGGATTGCATGTGGAATATTGAGAGATTTACTGCTCAAGATGATGATAACTTCAATATGA
- the PERK11 gene encoding Protein kinase superfamily protein (Protein kinase superfamily protein; FUNCTIONS IN: protein serine/threonine kinase activity, protein kinase activity, kinase activity, ATP binding; INVOLVED IN: protein amino acid phosphorylation; EXPRESSED IN: sepal, male gametophyte, flower, pollen tube; EXPRESSED DURING: L mature pollen stage, M germinated pollen stage, 4 anthesis; CONTAINS InterPro DOMAIN/s: Protein kinase, ATP binding site (InterPro:IPR017441), Protein kinase, catalytic domain (InterPro:IPR000719), Serine/threonine-protein kinase domain (InterPro:IPR002290), Tyrosine-protein kinase, catalytic domain (InterPro:IPR020635), Serine-threonine/tyrosine-protein kinase (InterPro:IPR001245), Serine/threonine-protein kinase, active site (InterPro:IPR008271), Protein kinase-like domain (InterPro:IPR011009); BEST Arabidopsis thaliana protein match is: Protein kinase superfamily protein (TAIR:AT1G23540.1); Has 259832 Blast hits to 189065 proteins in 5658 species: Archae - 530; Bacteria - 41689; Metazoa - 96109; Fungi - 30957; Plants - 48835; Viruses - 4506; Other Eukaryotes - 37206 (source: NCBI BLink).), protein MDKVQQQADLFGKTISPFVASQPTNVGGFTDQKIIGGSETTQPPATSPPSPPSPDTQTSPPPATAAQPPPNQPPNTTPPPTPPSSPPPSITPPPSPPQPQPPPQSTPTGDSPVVIPFPKPQLPPPSLFPPPSLVNQLPDPRPNDNNILEPINNPISLPSPPSTPFSPPSQENSGSQGSPPLSSLLPPMLPLNPNSPGNPLQPLDSPLGGESNRVPSSSSSPSPPSLSGSNNHSGGSNRHNANSNGDGGTSQQSNESNYTEKTVIGIGIAGVLVILFIAGVFFVRRKQKKGSSSPRSNQYLPPANVSVNTEGFIHYRQKPGNGNSSAQNSSPDTNSLGNPKHGRGTPDSAVIGTSKIHFTYEELSQITEGFCKSFVVGEGGFGCVYKGILFEGKPVAIKQLKSVSAEGYREFKAEVEIISRVHHRHLVSLVGYCISEQHRFLIYEFVPNNTLDYHLHGKNLPVLEWSRRVRIAIGAAKGLAYLHEDCHPKIIHRDIKSSNILLDDEFEAQVADFGLARLNDTAQSHISTRVMGTFGYLAPEYASSGKLTDRSDVFSFGVVLLELITGRKPVDTSQPLGEESLVEWARPRLIEAIEKGDISEVVDPRLENDYVESEVYKMIETAASCVRHSALKRPRMVQVVRALDTRDDLSDLTNGVKVGQSRVYDSGQYSNEIRIFRRASEDSSDLGTNTGYYPSQDYATSHEYESESRAFNTSHRNH, encoded by the exons ATGGACAAAGTCCAGCAACAAGCAGATTTATTCGGTAAGACGATATCTCCGTTTGTAGCTTCACAACCAACAAATGTCGGAGGATTCACTGATCAGAAAATCATTGGCGGTTCTGAGACGACACAACCTCCAGCCACCTCAcctccttctcctccatcCCCTGACACACAAACATCTCCCCCGCCGGCAACAGCTGCTCAACCACCACCGAATCAGCCTCCTAATACAACTCCACCTCCAACGCCTCCTTCTTCCCCTCCACCTTCTATAACTCCACCTCCTTCACCTCCTCAGCCTCAACCTCCGCCTCAATCCACCCCAACTGGAGATTCTCCGGTGGTGATTCCTTTTCCAAAGCCTCAATTACCTCctccttctctttttcctccCCCCTCCTTAGTTAATCAGCTACCGGATCCAAGACCTAATGATAATAACATACTTGAACCCATCAACAACCCTATTTCTCTTCCGTCTCCGCCTTCTACTCCCTTTTCGCCACCGTCTCAGGAAAATTCCGGCAGTCAAGGGTCTCCTCCGTTGTCATCTTTATTGCCTCCGATGCTTCcgctaaaccctaattctcctGGAAACCCTTTACAGCCCTTGGATTCACCTCTGGGAGGAGAATCAAATCGTGTACCctcgtcgtcttcttcccCATCTCCTCCTTCCCTCTCCGGATCAAATAACCATTCCGGAGGCTCTAATAGACATAATGCCAATAGTAACGGGGATGGTGGTACTAGCCAACAAAGTAATGAGTCTAATTACACCGAGAAGACAGTGATTGGTATTGGGATCGCAGGTGTGTTGGTCATATTGTTCATCGCTGGCGTTTTCTTTGTTaggaggaaacaaaagaaaggcTCTTCTTCCCCGCGCTCTAACCAGTATTTGCCACCGGCTAATGTCTCTGTAAATACAG AAGGATTCATCCATTACAGACAGAAACCCGGGAATGGGAACAGCTCGGCGCAGAACTCTTCACCGGATACTAACAGTCTTGGGAACCCAAAACATGGTAGAGGAACCCCTGACTCCGCAGTAATAGGGACTTCAAAGATCCATTTCACCTACGAAGAGCTAAGTCAGATAACTGAAGGATTTTGCAAGAGCTTTGTGGTAGGAGAAGGCGGGTTCGGGTGTGTCTACAAGGGCATCCTATTCGAGGGAAAGCCAGTAGCGATCAAACAGCTGAAGTCGGTCAGCGCAGAAGGATATAGAGAGTTCAAAGCTGAAGTAGAGATCATAAGCAGAGTGCATCATAGGCACTTGGTGTCTCTTGTGGGTTATTGCATCTCTGAACAACACAGATTCCTCATCTATGAGTTTGTCCCCAACAATACTTTGGATTACCATTTACATG GCAAAAACTTACCGGTTTTGGAATGGAGTAGAAGAGTCAGGATTGCAATAGGCGCAGCCAAAGGACTTGCTTATCTACATGAAGATT GCCACCCAAAGATTATCCATAGGGACATCAAATCGTCAAACATTCTGCTGGATGATGAATTCGAAGCTCAG GTTGCAGATTTCGGACTCGCTAGACTGAACGATACTGCACAGTCACACATATCAACGCGTGTCATGGGCACATTCGG GTATCTAGCACCAGAATATGCGTCAAGCGGAAAGCTAACGGATAGATCAGATGTGTTTTCATTTGGAGTTGTGCTTCTCGAACTCATCACCGGTCGCAAACCTGTTGATACCTCTCAACCTTTGGGTGAAGAAAGTCTCGTCGAATGg GCACGTCCAAGGCTAATCGAGGCCATTGAAAAAGGTGACATCAGCGAAGTAGTGGATCCACGGCTAGAGAATGATTACGTCGAAAGTGAAGTCTATAAAATGATTGAAACGGCAGCGTCTTGTGTTAGACATTCCGCTTTAAAACGACCTCGTATGGTTCAG GTTGTTAGAGCTCTGGACACGAGAGATGACTTGTCGGATCTGACAAACGGAGTTAAAGTGGGTCAAAGTAGGGTCTACGACTCCGGTCAATACAGTAATGAGATTCGAATTTTCAGACGAGCCTCTGAAGATTCCTCGGATCTTGGTACTAATACTGGCTACTACCCTAGCCAAGACTACGCCACTAGCCATGAATATGAATCTGAGAGCCGAGCCTTCAACACAAGTCACCGGAACCATTGA
- a CDS encoding basic helix-loop-helix (bHLH) DNA-binding superfamily protein, producing MPLYPGIHGEVVMSKSPKWLVNSGSKMEMFSTRVLVPVSDGLVELFAFDMRPFDESMVHLIMSRCTTFFEPFPEQRLQFRIIPRAEESMSSGVNLSVEGGGSSSVSNPSSETQNLFGNYPNASCVEILREEQTPCLIMNKEKDVVVQNANDSKANKKLLPTENFKSKNLHSERKRRERINQAMYGLRAVVPKITKLNKIGIFSDAVDYINELLVEKQKLEDELKGINEMECKEIAAEEQSAIADPEAERVSSKSNKRVKKNEVKIEVHETGERDFLIRVVQEHKQDGFKRLIEAVDLCELEIIDVNFTRLDLTVMTVLNVKANKDGIACGILRDLLLKMMITSI from the exons ATGCCTCTCTATCCCGG GATTCATGGAGAAGTAGTGATGTCAAAATCTCCAAAGTGGTTGGTTAATTCAGGATctaaaatg GAAATGTTCAGCACTCGTGTTCTTGTTCCTGTGAGTGATGGTCTCGTTGAGCTGTTCGCTTTCGATATG AGACCGTTTGATGAAAGCATGGTGCATTTGATCATGTCGCGTTGTACCACCTTCTTTGAACCATTCCCTGAACAAAGGCTGCAGTTCAGGATCATTCCCCGAGCAGAGGAATCTATGAGTAGCGGTGTGAATCTCAGCGTTGAGGGCGGCGGATCATCAAGTGTTTCCAATCCCTCCAGTGAAACTCAGAATCTTTTCGGCAATTACCCGAATGCTAGTTGTGTGGAAATTCTCAGGGAGGAACAAACACCGTGTTTGATAATGAACAAGGAAAAGGATGTTGTGGTGCAAAATGCCAACGATTCCAAAGCTAATAAGAAGCTGCTTCCTACggaaaacttcaaatcaaaGAACCTTCATTCagagaggaaaagaagagagagaattaATCAGGCCATGTATGGTCTAAGAGCCGTAGTCCCTAAAATCACAAAG TTGAACAAAATTGGAATTTTCAGTGATGCTGTTGATTACATCAATGAACTGCTAGTGGAGAAGCAGAAACTTGAAGATGAGCTTAAAGGAATCAATGAGATGGAATGCAAAGAAATCGCTGCAGAGGAACAATCTGCAATAGCTGATCCAGAAGCTGAAAGAGTTTCCTCTAAAAGCAAcaagagagtgaagaaaaaCGAG GTGAAAATTGAAGTCCACGAGACTGGTGAGCGAGATTTCTTGATTCGGGTTGTGCAGGAACATAAACAAGATGGATTCAAGAGGTTGATAGAAGCTGTAGATTTATGTGAACTTGAGATCATTGACGTCAATTTCACCAGACTCGATCTCACAGTCATGACCGTTCTCAATGTCAAG GCGAACAAAGACGGGATTGCATGTGGAATATTGAGAGATTTACTGCTCAAGATGATGATAACTTCAATATGA